In a genomic window of Leishmania donovani BPK282A1 complete genome, chromosome 32:
- a CDS encoding AUT2/APG4/ATG4 cysteine peptidase, putative, giving the protein MSTNAKMAEKTPCVDLGSLFKWWLNPSKIFRTPNRKMKNTTPVVVVGSGSHSGDGTTEFVKAATKKLLYFSYRNCFPPLPNGSTTDTRWGCLVRTTQMLVGTCLLRYHCQGAYVLPEADNAELKERISRLFMDVPSAPLGIHKAEDEAHKNSVKYASMLSPTEAGMAIAAALIAFHAQGGDVPFTFCCESRNIDEPAVMAKLSEGQHVILIIPVVLGIAPMSDQYERMMLKILDMKACCGIAGGLKRASLYMFGHQGRSVFFMDPHYIQNAYTSDRTVGTLEGARGELSARRFDPCMVLGFYLHTLEDYRVFAEELAVANSLVAFPLISFGQRPREGTTPSDNGVVSVAESEEGIMPHENEKSQLSPNPLAAGGGHARSSNPISPLPS; this is encoded by the coding sequence ATGAGCACGAACGCCAAAATGGCAGAGAAGACGCCATGCGTCGACTTAGGCAGCCTTTTCAAGTGGTGGCTCAACCCCAGCAAGATCTTCCGAACACCGAACCGCAAGATGAAAAATACGACGCCTGTCGTCGTGGTGGGCTCAGGCTCACATAGCGGCGATGGGACGACGGAGTTTGTGAAGGCGGCAACGAAAAAGCTCCTCTACTTTTCCTACCGCAACTGCTTCCCTCCCTTGCCGAACGGGTCTACAACGGACACCCGCTGGGGCTGCCTTGTGCGCACCACACAAATGCTTGTTGGCACCTGCCTTCTGCGATACCACTGCCAAGGCGCCTACGTGCTGCCAGAGGCGGACAACGCTGAGCTGAAGGAGAGGATATCGAGGTTGTTCATGGACGTCCCGTCCGCCCCACTTGGGATCCACAAGGCCGAGGATGAGGCTCACAAGAATAGTGTCAAATACGCCAGTATGCTGTCCCCCACGGAGGCGGGCATGGCGATCGCAGCCGCTCTGATTGCTTTTCACGCACAAGGCGGGGATGTGCCATTCACATTTTGCTGCGAAAGCCGCAACATTGACGAgccggcggtgatggcgaaGCTCTCGGAGGGCCAGCATGTTATTCTTATTATCCCTGTAGTCTTGGGCATTGCACCCATGTCGGACCAGTATGAGCGCATGATGCTCAAGATTCTCGACATGAAGGCGTGCTGCGGCATCGCGGGAGGCCTCAAACGAGCATCCTTGTACATGTTTGGTCATCAGGGCCGCAGCGTCTTTTTCATGGATCCACACTACATCCAAAACGCCTACACCTCTGACAGGACCGTCGGCACCCTCGAAGGGGCTCGCGGCGAGCTGAGTGCGCGTAGATTTGACCCGTGCATGGTTCTTGGCTTTTATCTTCACACCCTGGAGGATTACCGCGTGTTTGCGGAAGAACTAGCGGTGGCCAATTCGCTCGTGGCGTTTCCACTAATCAGCTTTGGTCAACGACCCAGGGAGGGGACGACCCCCTCCGACAATGGCGTCGTTTCTGTggcggagagcgaggagggcaTTATGCCACACGAGAACGAGAAGTCACAGCTAAGCCCGAATCcgctcgctgctggtggagggCACGCCAGAAGCTCGAATCCGATCTCTCCTCTACCGAGCTAG
- a CDS encoding helicase, putative: MAHSLSGDARAGEECLFVESRIESDGYITIIAESFRRSYVTIRPRLTTLAEAISRPSLMHEYRLTPFSLGAAVSNGIDAAEATAFLETYAYGLAESSERRQLVRQFIESCMMRYNLARIIIDAERTLVQCKNEETAQMLLRDAVIASVAVTPLRIFYEKSSWEESPAPYPSFLLQSRAMSKVVAAQCVALGLPIQQQYDFENDTSVRTAHISLRTHTKPRRYQIEAVDAAIHDGTLNSGCLLLPCGAGKTLLGIMLMCKVKKPTLVVCAGSVSVEQWKSQILDYATLEAPPPTDDGDAANAHSGRSHQIKNGAARIACLTGKQKDPITEETDVVLTTYSMLVTAHKAKMRQQATTTSSEDGLFTERGLRKRKENPKEKLFAPYGLLILDEVHVMPAESFRGSLGFVDAKGVIGLTATYVREDHKILDLFHLVGPKLYDISMETLASQGYLAKVHCVEVRTPMTKEFGLEYMHRSSKTARARTAPVLVMLAAANPNKMMCVRELVRQHLDAGAKILLCCDHITLLKEYGELLNAPVICGTTQHKERLMIFSDFQSTSKINVICVSRVGDVSVNLPNANVVIQVSSHGGSRRQEAQRLGRILRPKERAANGRTVDAWFYSIISIDTVEMNYAAHRTAFLVDQGYTCRVMEYNPFTSSVDTALGGVKQQVKKHRIGDVVSIKQESLYETLHHSSVLQPRSGERSGRGADAGDCRTESLSYQLELLSKVVSSWEIEFQQECRKRRRTAVRDADDNAANETESADDVVEARPIRTYAAIKSEWRSGADSAARVTALRDLVGVDDGFVYHEL, from the coding sequence ATGGCGCACTCACTCAGCGGAGATGCTCGCGCCGGCGAAGAGTGCCTCTTCGTTGAGAGCAGGATAGAATCGGACGGCTACATCACCATCATCGCGGAGTCCTTCCGCAGAAGCTACGTGACTATCCGCCCTCGCTTGACGACGCTAGCGGAGGCCATCTCGCGCCCTTCACTGATGCACGAGTACCGCCTGACGCCGTTCTcactcggcgccgccgtgtcaAACGGGATCGACGCTGCTGAGGCGACCGCCTTCTTGGAGACCTACGCTTACGGGCTTGCAGAGAGCAGTGAAAGACGGCAGCTTGTGCGCCAGTTCATCGAATCCTGCATGATGCGCTACAACCTTGCCCGCATCATTATCGATGCGGAAAGGACCCTCGTGCAATGCAAGAATGAGGAGACGGCCCAGATGCTGCTACGCGACGCCGTGATCGCGTCGGTAGCCGTAACGCCGCTTCGCATATTTTACGAGAAGAGCTCCTGGGAGGAGAGCCCAGCGCCTTACCCTTCGTTCCTGCTGCAGAGCAGGGCGATGTCAAAGGTGGTGGCCGCCCAATGCGTGGCGCTCGGCCTCCCCATTCAGCAGCAGTACGACTTCGAGAACGACACATCGGTTCGCACGGCGCACAtctcgctgcgcacgcatacaAAGCCGCGCCGATATCAGATCGAGGCGGTCGATGCCGCCATCCACGACGGTACCCTCAACAGCGgatgcctcctcctcccctgcGGTGCTGGAAAGACGCTGCTGGGCATCATGCTCATGTGCAAGGTGAAGAAGCCGACGCTGGtcgtgtgcgccggcagTGTCAGTGTTGAGCAGTGGAAGAGCCAAATTCTCGACTATGCCACATTGgaagcaccaccgccgacggacgacggcgatgcagctAACGCCCACAGCGGTCGTTCCCACCAAATCAAAAACGGCGCTGCCCGCATCGCGTGCCTGACAGGCAAGCAGAAGGATCCCATCACCGAGGAAACGGACGTTGTGCTGACAACCTACAGCATGCTGGTCACAGCACACAAGGCCAAGATGCGCCAGCAAGCGACAACAACGTCCAGCGAGGACGGCCTGTTCACGGAGCGGGGTCTCCGCAAGCGGAAAGAGAACCCTAAAGAGAAGCTCTTCGCTCCGTATGGCTTGTTGATTCTGGATGAGGTACACGTGATGCCAGCGGAGAGCTTTCGCGGGAGCCTCGGCTTCGTGGACGCCAAGGGCGTCATCGGCCTCACCGCCACCTACGTGCGCGAAGATCACAAGATCCTCGACCTCTTCCACCTCGTCGGGCCGAAGCTGTACGACATATCTATGGAGACCCTCGCGTCACAGGGGTACCTCGCCAAGGTTCACTGCGTCGAGGTGCGCACGCCAATGACGAAGGAGTTTGGGCTCGAGTACatgcaccgcagcagcaaaaCGGCAcgggcgaggacggcgccggtgctggtGATGCTGGCTGCGGCGAACCCGAACAAAAtgatgtgcgtgcgggaGCTTGTGCGGCAACAcctcgacgccggcgccaaAATCCTTCTCTGCTGCGACCACATCACGCTTCTGAAGGAGTATGGGGAACTGCTTAACGCACCGGTGATATGCGGCACTACGCAGCACAAGGAGCGGCTGATGATCTTCTCCGACTTCCAGAGCACTTCGAAGATCAACGTGATCTGCGTCTCGCGCGTTGGCGACGTAAGCGTGAATCTGCCCAACGCAAATGTCGTGATTCAGGTGtccagccacggcggcagccgccgtcaGGAAGCCCAGCGACTAGGCCGCATCCTGCGGCCAAAGGAGCGCGCCGCGAACGGGAGGACGGTGGATGCATGGTTCTACTCCATTATCAGCATAGACACCGTCGAAATGAACTACGCGGCTCACCGCACCGCCTTTCTCGTTGACCAAGGGTATACGTGCCGCGTCATGGAGTACAACCCTTTCACATCATCGGTCGACACCGCTTTAGGAGGTGTGAAGCAGCAGGTAAAGAAGCATCGGATTGGCGACGTGGTGAGCATCAAGCAGGAGTCTTTATACGAGACGCTGCACCATTCAAGTGTGTTGCAGCCGCGATCCGGCGAGCGCTCCGGGCGTGGTGCCGACGCTGGCGACTGTCGCACCGAGTCGCTCTCATATCAGCTCGAGCTCCTTTCAAAGGTGGTCTCCAGCTGGGAAATTGAATTCCAGCAGGAGTGccgcaagcgccgccgcaccgccgtgaGGGACGCCGACGACAACGCCGCTAACGAGACGGAGAGCGCTGACGACGTGGTGGAGGCTCGACCGATTCGTACCTATGCCGCCATCAAAAGTGAgtggcggagcggcgctGACTCCGCGGCTCGTGTTACGGCGCTACGCGACCTCGTTGGTGTCGATGATGGATTTGTGTACCACGAGCTCTAG